The following coding sequences are from one Planifilum fulgidum window:
- the pcrA gene encoding DNA helicase PcrA translates to MSRPTDTGRELLAGLNPAQRKAVETTEGPVLIVAGAGSGKTRVLTHRVAYLLSEKGVHPWNILAITFTNKAAREMKERITALVGPEAEEIWISTFHAMCVRILRRDGERIGYSRNFTILDVPDQVSVVKQILKEQDLDAKQHDPRSYLYWISQAKNRLLSPREMREQAESFREEIAARIYEAYQNKLRANQSMDFDDLLMKTVRLFRQVPDALDYYRRKFQYIHVDEYQDTNHAQYVLTNLLASHHRNICVVGDSDQSIYAFRGADITNILDFERDYPEAEVIRLEQNYRSTQTILDAANGVISHNTRRKPKHLWTENGTGQPIRLFEAENEHEEAFFVAETVLRGKREGRNYGDYAVLYRTNAQSRVLEEVLLKSNIPYRVVGGIKFYERKEIKDLLAYLRLVVNPDDDLSLRRVINVPRRGIGEGTMEKIVRYAEERGISLYRALLEAEQIGLAPRFLRPLQSFAALIRDLHGMAEYLSARELTEEVLEKTGYRESLEREGTLEAEGRLENIGEFLSVVQEFEQRSEEKSLVDFLTDLALLSDIDTLDEEAEGDAVVLMTLHSAKGLEFPCVFLVGMEEGLFPHLRSLEDDDALEEERRLAYVGITRAKRELYLTRARIRSLFGHTVSHSPSRFLDEIPGHLVERVQSRTPVFQSPARRREPVRPVGASADAWRVGDKVRHAKWGTGTVVKVEGEGEEAELDVAFPSPVGIKRLLARFAPISRA, encoded by the coding sequence ATGAGCCGACCCACGGATACGGGACGGGAATTGCTGGCCGGACTGAATCCGGCCCAGAGAAAAGCGGTGGAGACCACGGAAGGGCCGGTGCTGATCGTGGCCGGCGCGGGAAGCGGAAAGACGCGGGTGCTGACCCACCGGGTCGCTTATCTGCTTTCGGAGAAGGGGGTCCACCCCTGGAACATCCTGGCGATCACCTTCACCAACAAAGCGGCCCGGGAGATGAAGGAGCGGATCACCGCCCTCGTGGGGCCGGAGGCGGAGGAGATCTGGATCTCCACCTTCCACGCCATGTGCGTGCGCATCCTGAGGCGGGACGGGGAGCGGATCGGCTATTCCCGCAATTTCACCATTCTGGATGTGCCCGACCAGGTGAGCGTCGTCAAACAGATTCTCAAAGAACAGGACCTGGATGCGAAGCAGCACGATCCGCGCAGTTATCTTTACTGGATCAGCCAGGCCAAAAACCGGCTCCTTTCGCCCCGGGAGATGCGGGAACAGGCGGAGAGCTTCCGGGAAGAGATCGCCGCGCGGATCTACGAAGCCTACCAGAACAAGCTGCGGGCCAATCAGTCGATGGATTTTGACGACCTCCTGATGAAGACGGTCCGGCTGTTCCGCCAGGTACCCGACGCCCTCGATTATTACCGGAGGAAATTCCAGTATATCCACGTGGATGAATATCAGGACACCAACCACGCCCAGTACGTGCTCACCAACCTGCTGGCTTCCCATCACCGGAACATTTGCGTGGTGGGGGATTCGGACCAGTCGATTTACGCCTTCCGGGGGGCGGACATCACCAATATCCTGGATTTCGAGCGGGATTATCCCGAAGCCGAAGTGATACGCCTGGAACAGAACTACCGCTCCACGCAGACGATCCTGGACGCGGCCAACGGCGTGATCTCCCACAACACCCGGCGGAAGCCGAAACATTTGTGGACGGAAAACGGCACCGGCCAGCCGATCCGCCTGTTCGAAGCGGAAAACGAGCACGAGGAAGCGTTTTTCGTGGCGGAAACCGTTCTCCGGGGCAAGCGGGAAGGCAGGAACTACGGCGACTACGCCGTTCTCTACCGGACCAACGCCCAATCCCGGGTGCTGGAGGAGGTGCTGCTCAAGTCCAACATCCCGTACCGGGTCGTCGGCGGCATCAAGTTTTACGAGCGAAAGGAAATCAAGGATCTCCTCGCGTATCTCCGGCTGGTGGTCAACCCCGACGACGACCTCAGCCTGAGGCGGGTGATCAACGTGCCGCGCCGCGGGATCGGGGAGGGGACGATGGAAAAGATCGTCCGCTATGCGGAAGAAAGGGGGATTTCCCTCTACCGCGCCCTGTTGGAGGCGGAGCAAATCGGGCTGGCTCCCCGTTTCCTGCGGCCCCTGCAGTCCTTTGCCGCCCTGATCCGCGACCTGCACGGGATGGCGGAATATCTGTCCGCCCGGGAATTGACCGAAGAAGTGTTGGAGAAGACTGGTTACCGGGAATCCCTGGAACGGGAAGGAACGCTGGAGGCGGAGGGGCGCCTGGAGAACATCGGCGAATTTCTGTCGGTGGTCCAGGAGTTTGAACAGCGGAGCGAAGAGAAATCCCTGGTGGATTTTCTGACCGATCTGGCTCTCCTGTCCGACATCGACACCCTGGACGAGGAGGCGGAGGGGGACGCGGTGGTGCTGATGACCCTCCACAGCGCCAAGGGACTGGAATTTCCCTGCGTCTTTCTCGTCGGCATGGAAGAGGGGCTGTTTCCCCACCTCCGTTCCCTGGAAGATGACGATGCCCTGGAGGAGGAGCGGCGGCTGGCTTATGTGGGGATCACCCGGGCGAAGAGGGAACTGTATCTCACCCGGGCCCGGATCCGGTCCCTCTTCGGACACACGGTGAGCCATTCGCCCTCCCGCTTCCTGGACGAGATCCCGGGGCATCTGGTGGAACGCGTCCAGTCCCGGACCCCGGTTTTCCAATCCCCGGCCCGGAGGCGGGAGCCGGTCCGGCCGGTCGGCGCTTCGGCCGACGCTTGGCGAGTCGGGGACAAGGTGCGCCACGCCAAATGGGGAACGGGCACCGTCGTCAAGGTGGAGGGGGAAGGGGAAGAGGCCGAACTGGATGTGGCCTTTCCCAGCCCCGTGGGCATCAAGCGGCTGCTCGCCCGCTTCGCGCCGATCAGCCGGGCGTGA
- the ligA gene encoding NAD-dependent DNA ligase LigA — translation MDRQEAEKRIEELRREIEEHNYRYYVLDDPVITDAEYDRLMRELIALEEAFPDLITPDSPTQRVGGEPLPFFEKVEHSVPMLSLGNAFSEEDLKEFDRRIRRTAGVDRVRYVCELKIDGLAVSLRYENGVFVQGATRGDGQTGEDITQNLKTIRSLPLRLRRPVTLEVRGEAFLPKGEFQRINAQKEKRGEPLFANPRNAAAGSLRQLDPRIAAERALDIFLYGIGRIEGEEAPRTHAESLRFLSELGFKVNPEWRPAERIEDVMAYVEEWRRRRADLDYEIDGVVIKVDDLALREILGTTAKSPRWAIAYKFPAEEAVTILRDIEINVGRTGAVTPTAVLDPVTLAGTTVKRASLHNEDIIREKGILIGDHVIVRKAGDIIPEIVGVLPERRTGEERPYRMPEHCPECGSRLVRLDGEVALRCINPQCPAQTREGIIHFVSRGAMNIEGLGEKVVTQLFRAGLVRSVADLYYLKKEDLLPLERMGEKSVENLLASIERSKQNSVERLLFGLGIRFVGSKGALILARHFGHLDRIMEADREELESINEIGPKMADSIVTYFAKPEVREVVERLRAAGVNFSYKGPRQAEAAESPFAGKTVVLTGTLQHFSRKEASERIEALGGKVTGSVSKNTDLLIAGEKAGSKLKKARDLGVRIIDEQTFLEMLGQKG, via the coding sequence TTGGACCGGCAAGAAGCCGAAAAGCGGATCGAAGAGCTTCGCCGGGAAATCGAGGAGCACAATTACCGTTACTACGTCCTCGATGACCCGGTGATCACCGATGCGGAGTACGACCGCCTGATGCGGGAATTGATCGCGCTGGAGGAGGCCTTTCCCGACCTGATCACCCCGGACTCCCCCACGCAAAGGGTGGGAGGGGAACCCCTTCCCTTCTTTGAAAAGGTGGAGCATTCCGTTCCCATGCTCAGCCTCGGCAACGCCTTCAGCGAAGAGGATTTGAAGGAATTTGACCGGCGAATCCGGCGGACGGCCGGCGTGGATCGGGTCCGTTACGTGTGTGAGCTGAAGATCGACGGCCTGGCTGTCTCCCTCCGGTATGAAAACGGCGTGTTTGTCCAGGGGGCCACCCGCGGGGACGGACAGACCGGGGAAGATATCACGCAAAATCTGAAAACGATCCGTTCCCTGCCCCTGCGGCTCAGGCGGCCGGTCACACTGGAGGTGCGGGGGGAGGCCTTTTTGCCCAAGGGGGAATTTCAGCGGATCAACGCGCAAAAAGAAAAGCGGGGGGAACCCCTCTTTGCCAACCCGCGCAATGCCGCGGCGGGTTCCCTTCGCCAGCTGGATCCGCGGATCGCCGCCGAGCGGGCGCTGGACATCTTTCTGTACGGGATCGGCCGGATCGAGGGGGAGGAGGCGCCCCGGACGCACGCGGAATCCCTCCGGTTCCTTTCGGAACTCGGTTTCAAGGTGAACCCCGAGTGGCGGCCGGCGGAGCGGATCGAGGACGTGATGGCCTATGTCGAAGAATGGCGGCGGCGCCGGGCGGATTTGGACTATGAGATCGACGGGGTGGTCATCAAAGTGGATGATCTTGCCCTGCGGGAAATCCTGGGGACGACGGCCAAAAGCCCCCGTTGGGCCATCGCCTACAAGTTTCCCGCCGAAGAAGCGGTGACCATCCTGCGGGACATCGAGATCAACGTGGGACGCACCGGCGCGGTCACCCCCACCGCCGTTTTGGATCCGGTCACCCTGGCGGGAACGACGGTGAAAAGGGCCTCCCTCCACAACGAGGATATCATCCGGGAAAAGGGCATTCTGATCGGCGACCACGTCATCGTGAGGAAAGCGGGGGACATTATCCCCGAAATCGTCGGGGTGCTGCCGGAACGGCGAACGGGGGAGGAACGCCCCTACCGGATGCCCGAGCACTGTCCGGAATGCGGCAGCCGGCTGGTCCGCCTGGACGGGGAAGTGGCGCTCAGGTGCATCAATCCCCAGTGTCCGGCGCAAACCCGGGAGGGCATCATCCATTTCGTCTCCCGGGGCGCGATGAATATCGAGGGCCTCGGGGAAAAGGTGGTCACGCAGCTGTTTCGGGCCGGTCTGGTCCGGAGCGTGGCCGACCTGTATTACCTGAAGAAGGAGGACCTGCTTCCCCTGGAGCGGATGGGGGAAAAGTCGGTCGAAAACCTCCTCGCCTCCATCGAGCGGAGCAAGCAGAATTCGGTGGAACGGCTCCTGTTCGGCCTCGGCATCCGCTTTGTCGGTTCGAAGGGAGCGCTGATCCTCGCCCGCCACTTCGGCCACCTGGACCGGATCATGGAGGCGGATCGGGAGGAGCTGGAGTCGATCAACGAGATCGGCCCCAAGATGGCGGACAGTATCGTCACCTACTTTGCCAAGCCCGAGGTCCGCGAAGTGGTGGAACGGCTGCGCGCCGCCGGCGTCAACTTCTCCTACAAGGGACCGCGGCAGGCTGAGGCGGCGGAAAGCCCCTTCGCCGGCAAAACCGTCGTCCTCACGGGGACCCTGCAGCATTTCAGCCGGAAGGAAGCGTCGGAGCGGATCGAAGCCCTCGGCGGAAAGGTGACCGGCAGCGTAAGCAAGAACACCGACCTGCTCATCGCCGGGGAAAAGGCGGGATCCAAGCTGAAAAAAGCCCGGGACCTGGGCGTTCGGATCATCGACGAGCAAACCTTCCTGGAGATGTTGGGACAGAAGGGGTAG
- a CDS encoding HipA family kinase — protein MTIRPVRHIRGMPRGSSRPQLILFSDGRQYIVKFKNNPVQGTRALVNEYVASSLARLLDLPVPPFKIVHIDKHFFKKNPVLLRHRFRPGHQFASEYIPDCLKKIDKESLPKINIVNRRHLAGIIVFDQWVNNIDRRRSNILLRPVSGDRGFWLYMIDQGHCFSHFDYLTHRRDCRWTPAGLRILPQKLRFNAFYRWCRRQSREEDLIHYLDKIRRLSEDKIREVIASIPKDWNVSRMEREALYNYLIRAKKMLPDLIKPHLRKAEEQPGPEKRAHPFLSEKVRLMKANRRKKARRRAPRMSREVPKRRMPFLRPTPSVPTSPGRFARR, from the coding sequence ATGACGATACGACCTGTGAGGCATATTCGGGGGATGCCCAGGGGAAGTTCCCGTCCGCAGCTGATCCTCTTCAGCGACGGACGCCAATATATCGTGAAATTCAAAAACAACCCCGTCCAGGGAACCCGGGCCCTTGTCAATGAATACGTCGCAAGCAGCCTGGCCCGCCTCCTCGACCTTCCCGTCCCCCCCTTCAAAATCGTTCACATAGACAAACACTTCTTCAAAAAGAACCCCGTTTTGCTCCGCCATCGCTTCCGGCCCGGCCACCAGTTTGCCAGTGAATACATCCCCGACTGTCTCAAAAAAATCGACAAGGAATCCCTGCCCAAAATAAACATCGTCAATCGCAGACATCTCGCCGGCATCATCGTGTTCGATCAATGGGTCAACAACATCGACCGCCGGAGAAGCAACATCCTCCTGCGGCCGGTCTCCGGGGACCGCGGCTTTTGGCTGTATATGATCGACCAGGGGCACTGTTTTTCCCATTTTGACTACTTGACCCACAGGCGGGATTGCCGTTGGACTCCGGCGGGGCTTCGAATCCTGCCGCAAAAACTGAGGTTCAACGCCTTTTATCGTTGGTGCAGGAGGCAAAGCCGCGAGGAAGATTTGATCCACTACCTGGATAAAATCCGGCGGCTGTCGGAGGATAAAATCCGCGAGGTAATCGCATCCATTCCGAAGGATTGGAATGTATCGCGGATGGAAAGGGAAGCCCTGTACAATTATCTGATCAGGGCGAAAAAAATGCTTCCGGACTTGATCAAACCCCACCTCCGCAAGGCCGAGGAACAACCCGGTCCCGAAAAAAGGGCGCACCCCTTCCTTTCGGAAAAAGTGCGCCTTATGAAAGCCAACAGGCGGAAAAAAGCCCGCCGACGGGCTCCCCGCATGTCACGGGAGGTCCCGAAACGGCGGATGCCCTTTCTGCGCCCTACCCCTTCTGTCCCAACATCTCCAGGAAGGTTTGCTCGTCGATGA
- a CDS encoding YheC/YheD family protein: MPHDSVGILLGSPVIHKILSGKPTYERAELYFECGHRIGLTPVLFNLEGLDLTKEQVSGYVWSPTSKRYLRTVQPLPRVIHKRILSSSPKLASLFRKLGKRLFNPPINRNKLRIHALLRQNARLKPHLPETRGGNHWDAVPKMFQRHPVIFIKPVVGSLGHSILKIEATGDGRYLLQSHRGKNQSLSEDQLKRFLSKLFSSQRDFFLQQGISLAKYRGSPFDLRVSVQKGAEGRWEISGAVAKVAPRKGILTNLSQNGRAVPAKTVLSHAFPGRNPEDLLEKIYDLSLEICQTLEKSHPGFADAGLDIGIDQRGKPWFIEVNFRDLRYSFRSAGEPQMFQNTYFHPMCYAKFLLSAGQQASAD, from the coding sequence TTGCCCCATGACTCGGTCGGGATTTTATTGGGAAGCCCGGTAATTCACAAAATCCTTTCCGGAAAACCGACCTATGAACGGGCGGAACTCTATTTTGAATGCGGGCATCGGATCGGTTTGACTCCGGTCTTGTTCAACCTGGAAGGTTTGGATCTGACGAAGGAGCAAGTGTCGGGATATGTTTGGAGTCCTACAAGCAAACGATACCTTCGAACAGTTCAGCCCCTCCCCCGGGTGATCCACAAGCGCATATTATCATCCTCTCCGAAACTGGCCTCCCTCTTCCGGAAACTGGGGAAAAGACTGTTTAATCCTCCCATCAACCGCAACAAATTGCGGATTCACGCGTTGCTCCGGCAAAACGCCCGTCTCAAGCCCCATCTGCCCGAAACCCGGGGCGGGAATCATTGGGATGCGGTCCCCAAAATGTTTCAGAGGCATCCCGTAATCTTCATCAAACCCGTTGTCGGATCCCTCGGGCATTCCATCCTCAAAATCGAGGCGACGGGTGATGGCCGATATCTTCTTCAATCGCATCGCGGAAAGAACCAATCCCTTTCCGAGGATCAGTTGAAACGATTCCTTTCCAAATTGTTCTCCTCCCAACGCGACTTTTTTCTCCAACAGGGCATTTCCCTGGCGAAATACCGCGGATCCCCCTTCGATCTCCGGGTATCGGTGCAGAAGGGCGCGGAAGGACGTTGGGAAATCAGCGGAGCGGTGGCCAAGGTGGCTCCGCGAAAGGGAATATTGACGAACCTGTCGCAAAACGGAAGGGCCGTCCCGGCGAAAACCGTTTTATCCCATGCGTTTCCCGGCAGAAATCCCGAGGATCTTTTGGAAAAAATTTACGATCTCTCTCTGGAGATCTGCCAAACCTTGGAGAAATCCCATCCCGGTTTCGCCGATGCCGGGCTGGATATCGGCATTGATCAAAGGGGAAAGCCCTGGTTTATCGAGGTGAACTTCCGCGATCTTCGATATTCCTTCCGCTCGGCCGGAGAACCCCAAATGTTCCAAAATACCTATTTCCACCCCATGTGCTACGCTAAATTTTTATTATCCGCCGGCCAGCAGGCCTCCGCCGATTAG
- a CDS encoding helix-turn-helix transcriptional regulator, with the protein MGLGNNIRRRRKILGMTQRQLAEGIISVPYLSLIENEKALPGEDILKLLARRLNTDPETLMGIRDAKKAEQFRELVEQARTALNYEEHASSEKTIQSLRALASTVADPDMLVQIELLELNLLEHRNRPEQSEKLLEQFEERWKSVLDRPSVKVPYLRIKGNIQYRKGHFEKALHHYLAAKRYLPEITDDIEKGYVYSNLGITYVLLAHPSMGILYADKALEIMNRHDRLLEVCNLLHLKGTCLCHIGEYNEAILLFERIIRMCNQFLLCRLFASRAYHGMGICHMKRGNHHTAIRLFHQSIRVAGPNKLPEWEIGVVHQSLAYAHLKAGNLKKARRYIKSAMRRLKDRLNLYAECLVYLGMIHHAEGDLKRFEFCYRRAIDIFLSLGIHEKAARAAQTLGEFMSKNDKPYQAVRYLKIAARHYNKLVPTVDFGTELPVGKDKRHASSTIQHLP; encoded by the coding sequence ATCGGCCTGGGCAACAACATACGCCGCCGGCGGAAAATTCTGGGCATGACCCAAAGACAGCTGGCGGAAGGAATCATCTCCGTCCCTTATCTCAGTCTGATCGAAAACGAAAAAGCGCTGCCCGGCGAAGACATTTTAAAACTGCTTGCGCGACGGCTGAACACGGATCCGGAAACGCTGATGGGCATCCGGGACGCCAAGAAGGCGGAACAGTTTCGGGAACTGGTGGAACAGGCCCGAACCGCCTTAAATTACGAGGAACACGCCTCTTCCGAAAAGACGATCCAATCCCTTCGTGCCTTGGCGTCCACCGTCGCGGATCCCGATATGCTGGTCCAGATCGAACTGTTGGAGCTCAACCTTTTGGAACACCGAAACCGCCCCGAACAGTCCGAAAAATTGCTGGAACAATTTGAAGAGCGTTGGAAATCGGTCCTGGACCGCCCCTCCGTCAAAGTCCCCTACCTGCGCATCAAAGGAAACATCCAATATCGAAAAGGACATTTTGAAAAGGCGCTCCACCATTATCTGGCGGCCAAACGGTACCTTCCCGAAATTACCGATGATATTGAAAAGGGGTACGTTTACAGCAATCTGGGAATCACCTACGTCCTATTGGCCCACCCGTCGATGGGCATTCTGTATGCGGACAAAGCCCTGGAGATCATGAACCGCCACGACCGGTTGCTGGAAGTCTGCAATCTCCTGCACCTGAAAGGAACCTGCCTCTGTCACATCGGGGAGTACAACGAGGCGATTCTGCTGTTTGAACGGATCATTCGCATGTGCAATCAGTTTCTCCTGTGTCGGCTCTTCGCCTCCCGGGCCTACCACGGAATGGGCATCTGCCACATGAAACGCGGAAACCATCACACCGCCATCCGCCTTTTTCACCAATCGATCCGGGTGGCGGGACCGAACAAACTGCCGGAATGGGAAATCGGGGTCGTTCACCAATCCCTCGCCTATGCCCACCTGAAGGCGGGCAACCTGAAAAAGGCCAGAAGGTATATCAAATCGGCGATGCGCCGGTTGAAGGACCGGCTCAACCTGTATGCGGAATGCCTGGTGTATCTCGGCATGATCCACCACGCCGAAGGGGATCTCAAGCGCTTTGAATTTTGCTACCGCCGGGCGATCGACATTTTCCTCTCCCTCGGAATCCATGAAAAAGCGGCGCGGGCGGCCCAAACCCTCGGGGAATTCATGAGCAAAAATGACAAACCGTATCAAGCCGTCCGCTATCTGAAGATCGCGGCCAGACATTACAACAAGCTGGTCCCGACCGTCGACTTCGGCACCGAATTGCCGGTCGGCAAAGACAAGCGGCACGCTTCAAGCACGATCCAACACCTCCCGTGA
- a CDS encoding transglutaminase domain-containing protein translates to MKYRTRLLVFSLVVASLVLASSCSALGILSGQPKDKWQQLVEQENEKIGLKPLKLEPYAKEVGGELQEPRYEKFAVNSSFMVAGSVKKTSGMKSKHVWIEIRKLGGDESPGEKKFSYYTPLKDGSFRQRVQLFAGKGEYQVTVRMPSEATEGYYHDFARFQVVNVNPKLKRDIGWTPAGLEAGLKLTRPKTGYLRADGIVVLEGSIANSYGSPYIMVVLQKGSEKWQRVVRLKDGRFEVKIPLYYGKGTHELKVMVPIPDRENYYQEGASLLVNNTSAERREPIKFYKQYEERGVNLEHPVAGGGKASMKYRIAGSIDPQAPDASRTTHLIVQTKKDGEEATYFIPVNNYRFDGEFWLRFGPGEYEVTVNVPEITDERRDYFRFYSVAEFTVINTAQEDMRYLLPSRGIQSDAPEIKELAERLTAGKKSDRSKAKAIYDFVAKNITYDVQKYRNDEFALDDSALKTLKQRKGVCQDYSFLAIALLRSIGMEARFVEGIADGVRHAWVEVKVDGRWLTMDPTWGSGYLNANGWFVKRYTPKYFDPSPAEFRKTHTRTGVMY, encoded by the coding sequence GTGAAATACCGGACTCGTTTGTTGGTTTTTTCGCTGGTGGTCGCTTCGCTTGTGCTTGCCTCCTCCTGCAGCGCTTTGGGGATTCTCAGCGGGCAGCCGAAGGACAAATGGCAGCAGCTGGTGGAGCAGGAGAATGAAAAAATCGGCCTGAAACCGCTGAAATTGGAGCCCTATGCCAAAGAAGTGGGGGGCGAGCTTCAGGAGCCTCGCTATGAGAAGTTTGCGGTGAACAGTTCCTTCATGGTGGCCGGTTCGGTGAAGAAGACTTCGGGGATGAAATCGAAGCACGTGTGGATCGAAATCCGAAAATTGGGCGGGGATGAAAGCCCCGGAGAGAAGAAATTTTCGTATTACACGCCCTTGAAGGACGGATCCTTCCGGCAAAGGGTCCAGCTGTTCGCCGGAAAAGGGGAGTATCAGGTCACCGTTCGGATGCCGAGTGAGGCAACGGAGGGGTATTACCACGACTTTGCCCGGTTCCAGGTGGTCAATGTCAATCCCAAGTTGAAGCGGGACATCGGCTGGACGCCCGCGGGCCTGGAGGCGGGGCTGAAACTGACCCGGCCGAAGACGGGATACCTGCGTGCCGACGGCATCGTCGTTTTGGAGGGGAGCATTGCCAACTCTTACGGAAGCCCCTATATCATGGTGGTGTTGCAAAAGGGTTCCGAGAAATGGCAGCGGGTGGTCCGGCTGAAGGACGGCCGCTTTGAGGTGAAAATCCCCCTCTATTACGGAAAGGGAACCCACGAGTTGAAAGTGATGGTTCCCATTCCGGACAGAGAAAATTATTACCAGGAAGGGGCCTCCCTTCTGGTGAACAATACCTCCGCCGAACGACGGGAGCCGATCAAATTTTACAAACAGTACGAAGAACGGGGGGTTAACCTGGAACATCCCGTGGCGGGCGGAGGGAAGGCCAGCATGAAGTACCGGATCGCCGGGTCGATCGATCCGCAGGCGCCCGATGCCTCCCGAACCACTCACCTGATCGTTCAGACGAAAAAAGACGGGGAAGAGGCAACCTATTTCATACCGGTCAACAACTACCGTTTTGACGGGGAGTTCTGGCTGCGTTTCGGACCCGGCGAGTATGAAGTGACGGTCAATGTGCCGGAGATCACCGATGAACGGCGGGATTATTTCCGCTTCTACAGCGTGGCCGAATTTACCGTGATCAACACGGCCCAGGAGGACATGCGCTATTTGCTGCCGTCCCGGGGGATTCAGTCCGACGCGCCGGAGATCAAGGAGCTCGCCGAGCGGCTGACCGCGGGGAAGAAGAGCGACCGGAGCAAAGCCAAGGCGATCTACGATTTCGTCGCCAAGAACATCACCTACGATGTGCAAAAATACCGGAACGACGAATTCGCCCTGGACGACAGCGCCCTGAAGACCCTGAAACAAAGAAAGGGAGTGTGTCAGGACTACTCCTTCCTCGCCATCGCCCTGCTGCGTTCGATCGGAATGGAGGCCCGTTTCGTCGAGGGGATTGCCGACGGTGTCCGCCACGCTTGGGTGGAAGTCAAGGTGGACGGCCGGTGGCTGACCATGGATCCCACCTGGGGATCGGGCTACCTGAACGCGAACGGATGGTTTGTGAAGAGGTACACTCCCAAATACTTCGATCCCTCTCCCGCCGAATTCCGGAAAACCCACACCCGCACCGGGGTGATGTATTGA
- a CDS encoding RluA family pseudouridine synthase, translating into MNRDESADFFHRVLEKESGKTVRDVLRNRYRFSRRLFRRLKESGRVTLNGRPVLLADRVEEGDLIGVKLPEERTDIPPQPVSFTVVHEDADLVVVDKPPGLVVHPTKDYREYTLANGLVHRWTERGETHAVHPVTRLDKDTSGLLVIAKHAYAHDFLAGQMSRRRYRRGYLAVVHGEVPEEEGVIDAPIARCPERPSRRCVMEGGARAITRFAVVERLPGATLLRLFLDTGRTHQIRVHLAHRGHPIIGDPMYAEGWDTRGIGRQALHSAFLQLIHPRDGRKRSWESPLPPDIRELIRRLKGGG; encoded by the coding sequence GTGAACCGGGACGAGTCCGCCGATTTTTTCCACCGCGTTTTGGAAAAAGAATCCGGAAAGACGGTCCGGGATGTGCTTCGGAACCGATACCGTTTTTCGCGGCGCCTTTTTCGGAGACTGAAGGAATCCGGCCGGGTGACGTTGAACGGCCGTCCGGTCCTGTTGGCCGACCGGGTGGAAGAAGGGGACCTTATCGGGGTGAAACTGCCCGAGGAACGCACCGACATCCCCCCGCAGCCGGTTTCTTTCACCGTTGTCCACGAGGACGCCGATCTGGTCGTCGTCGACAAACCGCCGGGGCTGGTGGTTCACCCCACCAAGGATTACAGGGAATATACCCTGGCCAACGGGCTGGTGCACCGCTGGACGGAGCGGGGCGAGACCCATGCCGTCCATCCCGTCACCCGTTTGGACAAGGACACGTCGGGGCTGTTGGTGATCGCAAAACACGCCTATGCCCACGATTTTTTGGCGGGTCAGATGTCCCGCCGCCGCTACAGGCGGGGATATTTGGCCGTTGTTCACGGAGAAGTGCCGGAGGAGGAAGGAGTCATTGACGCTCCGATCGCCCGCTGTCCGGAGCGCCCCTCCCGCCGATGCGTGATGGAAGGGGGAGCCCGGGCGATCACCCGCTTCGCCGTGGTGGAGAGACTGCCCGGCGCGACCCTTTTGCGCCTTTTTCTGGATACGGGACGGACGCACCAGATAAGGGTCCACCTGGCCCACAGGGGGCATCCGATCATCGGGGATCCCATGTATGCGGAGGGGTGGGACACCCGGGGAATCGGCCGGCAGGCCCTCCACTCCGCCTTTCTGCAGCTGATTCACCCCCGTGACGGCCGAAAACGGTCCTGGGAGTCTCCTCTTCCCCCCGACATCCGGGAATTGATCCGCCGGTTGAAGGGAGGGGGTTAG